Genomic DNA from Equus asinus isolate D_3611 breed Donkey chromosome 10, EquAss-T2T_v2, whole genome shotgun sequence:
GTGGGAAGTCTATTGGTGCGGGGACAAGAGAGGACTGACTACTCTTTCCTGTTTTGTCAGAGCATGAAGGGACGCCCGCCCCCAACACCCCTTTttggagatgatgatgatgacgatgacatTGACTGGCTGGGATGAAGACCCAGGAAACTGGTGCAAAGGCTTCTCTACCACCCCTTCCCTAAGCATGACTTTGCACAGCCAGCCCTGGGTCTAGACGAGCCCCAGGGTGAGGTGAAGGTGAGCATTCTGAGGACAGGAGTTCAGATATCTGAGTTAGCCAGCTTTGGAGCCCCCGCCCGGCCGAGTGAAGAGGACGATGAGCCTGTCTTCAGAACGCTGGGCTTGTCATTTCAGCAGGCGACCGCGGTCCCACCTCAATTTGGAGGAAGGGCTGGTAGGTTCCCCTCCAGCTGGCCACCTACAAGAGTCTGCCCTCCTCCCAGCgttttcttcttttcactaaCTCTCAAACTGATCTGCCTCCCAGTGCTCAACTCTGCCCCAGCAGCAGGACCTGTCACCTGGGGTGAGGTGTCCCTGGTGGAACCAAGGATGGATTATATCATCTAAACCCCGGTTCAGTTAACAGCCTTGCCTGCAATCCTGGGACATGTATCTTTTCTTTGCCTTAAATCTGATACAAGAGGTCaatgaatatttgaaattaactaaaataaatgtctttattgACACTTGGCTCAAGCTGTTGGGGAGAAACTGAATTTGGTTCTAAGGGCTGTCTGTGCTCCTCTCTGGGAACTAAGGGTAGGAGTTGTAACAGATGTGGGTCAGTTAACATGCATAAAAGCAGTGTGACATATTCCCTTTGGTACCTAACCCTGGAACTTTAGGTGTTCAAAGAAAGTCACCACTTTGCTATCCTAGCTCATCTCAGCCGCATTAAGGCTCAGGGCATTGTGGTTGTCTGAGGACCAGTTCTGTCATCCACTCACTCATGCAGACTTGGTTCTATACCCTAGGAAGCCTGCAGAGAAGGTGGAAGGGTCCCTGCATTCCACTGTCATCCATCATGGCACCTAAAGATTCTTCACTTAGAGAGCAGCTTCCATTCCCTCTGAACTTGGGCCCAGGACTGGTGAGGAGAACAGTAGTGAGAAAAATATTCATGATCATTTTACTTATTCTGGGATCTTCCAAAGACCATGCAACTAGTCTTCAAAAAGTagaatcatttaataaaaatgtttcctgattttaaatgtttataagaaCCCAAATTCCACTTCATCTGGCCTGACATCATCTTTGTGATGACAGCTTTGAGCCTGTCTCCCATAtgtggggctgggaggcagcaAGAACTAGCATTTACTGGATTTTGTTGTGTGACAAATGGCACTGTTGTTCAGCAGTTTACACACACTGTCTCATCTCCAGCAACCCCTGCAGAAGTCACTCTTATCCCCATGTACAAAGGCAGCCCGActgtccagctctgccacttattagctgggtgactttctttaacttctctgtgcctcagcttcctcatctctaagaCAAGGACAAAAGTAGTTTCTActttgttgtggggattaaatgcattaatattgtaaagtgcttagaacactgcctggcacatcaaCAGGACTACAGAGGTGTTTgttcaattgaaaaaaaatttaagtggaGAAAACGCCACCTCTTGTGACTTGGCTCTGAAGAATGTTGAAATGCCTCCTGCATCTAACCATATAAGCCTCTCTCTAGAGCACAGATCTTTTAAAAGCCCTCTCTACTATAAAAGCCTCAAATGTATTACACATGTAAAGAGACCGTATCAAATTGAAGAGGTTGTGGATCACCCATGGAGATACTCATCTGAGTGCCCCAGGGGAGGGAGCCTTAGCTGGTCAGGACATAGAAATGGATGAGTGAGGCTCCATCAGCAAGACTACACTGGACCTGGGAAGTCTTCCCACCTGTTGTGACAGAGCAGCTTTCCAATTCCCTGCATATGTGGGGAGAATGCACTGATCAATCCTGAAGGTGTCACATACTGTACTTTCTGTGACAGTTATTGTAAATTAAAAAGTGGCTTTGATGTATTTTTGCTTCTGCCCTCAGGGAGGGACGGTACTAATAATCCTGCCAACATGGGTGTTTCTAATCCACGTGACAGTCACTTTTCTCGTAGGAGGTACCTGGTCAACATTTGTTATGAACAAAAGAATGACTGTTGACCAAGCTGGCCTTGTGGGGTGTCTGCCTGTGGGCTCAGCATTTCAGGGCTGGGTTTCCCTGAGCAGAGTTGTCATCTTCATAGCGGATGGACAGACTCAGTCCTTAGACAGCCCGACAGCCAGCACCACCAGCTCCATTCGCCATACTCAATTCTGCAGTTGTAAGGGCTATGTGTGCTCGCTGCTCAAATGAGGAGAAACAAAAGTATGGTCACACattgcttaaaaatatatatttattaaaagatatttttcttttaattcccaAAACTTAAGACCATCTTTCCTCTATCCCGTGAGGTACTTGAACACAGACGTTACAGTATACAGCAGCGACGTTCTCTCCCTGGGTCTGTTTCCTTTCCTATCAAGTGAAGAGATTCAAATATCTGGAGCGTCCCCTCTAACTCTACAAACGGAATGCTTTGGTTTGACTGCTTATGGCATCTTTAGTCAATACCCCCGAGGCTTACTCGggatttaaatgaatgaatcgcATTTCCCCACCAGACTGTTACGTGTGAGCAGTAAGTTAATAGAGAACATTAAGTATTAACTATTATTCAGTGCAGTTCTCTATTCTGCGCAGGAGGAGGATCAGGATAAAAGTGGGCATTAGGCCATAACGAGCCCCCAGACACCTAAAGCCATTAGACTCTCTTCCTCCCGCAGGCAGTGCAGTCTGATGGCAAGAGCTTGCTCCGTCCAGAGGATAAGTCAGGAGCCTTGAAAACAGTCCTGCTTCTCTGCCTTCACTCTGCTGCTACTTCCTTTCCCCTAAGAAAGGGGAACAGGTCCGAGCAGATGCTGCCATCCATCATGAATACAATGAAATCATTTCACTAAAAACTttgttctgggggctggcccggtggcacagcggttaaatgcacatgttccgcttcttggcggcccggggttcaccagttcggatcccaggtgcggacatggcaccacttggcatgccgtactgtggtaggcgtcccacatataaagtagaggaagatgggcacggatgttagctcagggccagtcttcctcagcgaaaagaggattggcagcagttagctcagggctaatcttcctcaaaaaaacaacaaaacccaaaaaacgaAAAAAACTTTGTTCTGTATTAATGTGCAAAATTGCCAAGCAGGAGTTCAgtaggaaaaatgagaaattttagttTGTCAACACGATCCCAGAAGAGACAATCTTCATGTGTTCCAAAGGCAGATGGGTAAGAAAAAGGAGTCAGCTTTGTCTCTGGCCCCAAAGACAGAAGAGGTCAGGAAGTCCAATAGAAGATGCTCCTCTAGATAAGGCACTGATCGGGAGAGCAGAGGGGAGCCAGCTTCCATGCTCCTCATCACCCAGAACCCACCTCCCTGTCTTGTAGATCTTTGGGAATTCTtaagtttggtttgtttttgcaaGGGAAGATTCACCCGTCActatcatctgttgccagtcttcctcccccacgcccccaaagccccaggacgtagttgtatatagttgtaagtcctaATTCTcccatgtgagctgctgccacaacatggctactgacagaccatAGTGTGGTTCTGTACCCtcgaactgaacccaggccaccaaggcgGAGCGCGCTGAACTTAACACGCTAGGCCGTCAGGACTGGCTCCAGGAATTCTTAAGTTTTGAGTCACAGAGATAAGTCATCACGGCCTCAGCAACCGTGCCCTCAGGTTCTGTTCTCTCCATTCTCCCTCTGGTCACAGCAGCCTTCTTAAGGCACAAGAAGAtgaggcctgggctggctggCTGAGGAGAGAGGTAGGTGCAATGGCCTCTGAACTCCAGGGATCAAGTGCTGGCGTCAGCTGCAAGTTTCCAGAAGCTGGGAGTGAGACGAGGAACAGCCGTCAGAAGAAAATGGAGACGTGGGACTGGAAGTTCAATGTCTGGAAGAGGGAGCCCCAGCTCTCTCCAGCCTTCGGTGCCTGCACAGCCCTTACCGGCTAAACCATGCTGAAAAGCGGGTAGGCTAGGTAGTAGCCCACAGCCGAGCCCAGCACCACACCGAGGAAAATCCAGGTGTTGTAGGACATGACAGCCAGCATGATGAAGTAGCCAATGACCACCTGAACAACATGGATTAGCGACTGGCCAAAGTGACACAAAAACCACCTAGATAAAAGGAGAGCCAAGTTAatgggaaggagctggaagccaggAGTTGGTGTCAGGAAGTAGGAGGAACAGCTCAGTTACAGGACCAgcttatttataatttgtatGTTTGACCCAGAAGAGACTGCTTTTTAAAGAGACATATCAGAAACCATTGATAGAGAGGAGAAAGGGACTTGTACCAGGAGCCTAGAATAATCACTttagctctgagcttcctggcatcctggggaaaagggaaaatgatgaTATATATAATCCATCATGTCTGACAGGGATAATACAAAATCATCAGtaaggtagtttttttttttcctgaatctaCTGTGGGAGGCAGTATTACAATGGAAAGAACACGGACTTTGGGGATAGATCActtcctagctctgccacttactaactgtgGCTTAGCACTGATGTCTGAACCTCTCTCAACTTAAATTTCCTCATTagtaaaacaggaataagaatACTGCCCTTGCAGGGGGGTTGTGAATATTTGAGACACCCATGTAAGGAGCAGGCAGGCTCATTAAGCACAGCTGGAGAGCAGGCAGAACTGGGACCCTAAATGGTTGTCCTATCGgaatgggaagggaagaaaggagagaagaggctgcccccccccccccccgtgcccCCCAGGTTGGATACATTCCTGACAGCAATTCTTATCACTTGTGTAGGGACAGCTGCAGGTCCCATGCTGGGTTTGAAGCCTTAGTTACCTAAGGAAGCCTGGTGGGTCTGGGGGTAGGCTGGGTGGACAGCCCTGTTGCTAGACTGAGGCTGGTACCAGAGTTCTGAGAGCTGAGCCTCCCAGTGGCTGTTCATAGAGAGCCCTGGTCTGGGCGCCAGAAGGCCGGAGCTCTAGTTCCCTTCACTACTTACTGACTGTAAGCACTTAGGCAAGTCCTGGtccttccctgggcctcactttcctctttcctctctgtgaAGTGGGGCCAATGCCCTATGGGCCCAGCCGACCTCTCGGTGAATGTGAGCCCTCCGCCCATTCTCCACACCCCATGCCTGTTACCTGAGGCGGGTTTTGCTCACTGGAGGTGAGTCTGAGCCTGAAGAATCCTGGTCCATCTCTTCGATGAGCTGCTGGCTGGTGGGGATGGACAGGCTCACCAGAGCCTGGTGGAGCAGCTTGGCTTTGCCAACCTTGATGCTTTCATACAACACAGCCAGGAGCAGGACCACCAACACCGAAAAGGCCATGCCTGTCAAAGGAAGCTGAGCTGCAGGGACCTGGCCAGGCCAGCTCTGCTCCTCTTCTGCAGCTCCCCCTGGGACCTGGCACAGGTGGGAGAAGAGCACCCCCACCCATTCTCTCTGAATccattccctccccctcctctgccccgcccccccttGTGCGTGGGCATCTTCTCCACCCTTGTTGGGCTCAGAACTTCTTCACTGTCTCTTTCCCCCTCCAGCCCTTTCTCGGTAGGGTTGGCCTACTGGGGTGTGGCTTTCAGATCAGGAAGAGAAGACACCTGAAGaagccaggggctgagggggaaGAAGCCATACACTAGCGCCCCCAGCTGTTCCCCCAGCAGGTGGCACAAACCTCTGTCACAACTCCTTAAGGGAAGAGCATATATAGCAAGATGGGCAGAGAAGCAAGTATGTACACAGAAAAGTCTGGAAGGAAGGCGATACAGCAAAGGAATCATAATTATCTCAGCAAATTAGGATGCaggaggtttttattttcttctcgcCTAATTTTCCAAAGTTTCTACTGTGTGTATTAGTTTTATAATAGTGGAAAAAAACATTAAGTTGTTTTACAGAAAACATTAAGCCCTTACTAAAGCTGCTTTGTAAAATTAACTACTAATTGCTACTTCCATTTTACAAGTAGAGGGATACTAAATGGCCTAGCTAGAGTGTTTCATTGGGCTCCCAGGTGCAAATCATCTGTAAAAGATGCAGGTTTTTTgggtttaagattttatttttcctttttctccccaaagcccccagtacatagttgcgtacttttagttgtgggtccttccagttgtggcatgtgggacgccgcctcagcatggcccgacaagcggtgccatgtccgcacccaggatttgaaccagtgaaaccccgggctgccaaagtggagcgtgtgaacttaaccactcggccacagggtcggccccaagatgtaggtttttaaaatataaaattacacggacatggcaccgctcatcaggctatgctgagcagacatcccacatagcacaaccagagagacctacaagtagaatatacaactatgtactgggggactttggggagaagaagtaaaaaatttaaaaaaataaataaaagattggcaacagatgttggctcaggtgctaatcttaaaaaaagaaagaaatggggggggaagatccaagatggcggcgtgagcagacttctttgtctctcccccttcaaatctacaactaattggacattcatcgcttgacaaaggatatctatatagcatctcaggacgtcggAGAGACCTACAatgctatacattggaaggcggacggacttccctccaggaggaggtggggataggtgaaaactctccgaccccgacccccAAACAGCCTAGAGCTTGCGggcggctttcttccagcggatgcccccagaacatcgccacatgccaagggcaggagggagcgcacaccagaggagcgactgCAAACAGTTGaacagagccctacctaagccccccgcaattacacctgagcccagagggaagctACAGAGTTACACACCAAAGGCGGTGGGGAAAACCCCTACCCGCCATTAGCGGAGAGGTCCCGCCCAGCCTCCACAATGCCTGGGGGCTCTCCCAAATGGCGCGGCGGCCCGCCAGCTGCCACCGCCGGCTCCACTGACTGGGCTTTCGCCCAGGAGGGGCTCGGGACcaccggagatctcctgggagaggaccggggctgggtgGAGATCCAGCGGCTGGCTACACGGCCCAAGGGAGAAACTCTAGAGTTCCGTCTCGGCAGCAGGCAGAGTCTTTACCAGCCATTAtcggagaggccccacccagcatccacaacacagggagggtcccaaagaggagactcccaggcagggcagcaaccaaccagctgccactgaactcaaggtatccggatatcccccagacagggcagtGGGCTCTCtgagatcctgggggagaggactggggctgggtggagttccagtgacctggctctgtggcccagggggaaactctacagtctcacagaagcctcagcgaaagcctctgcacagcactagtagagagcacccatccggcaaccacaaggctggaagaccctgggacaaaagtagcataccTAGGCGAGCTAACCACAGACGGTAGaaaatgcccatagctctgctgtgacccatagtggacaaacgagattttgtgggcgccgacagtgacagagctgcaaatataagtgatcctgcccttggccgctgggaaagcccataacaccgctgcagaacctaaggagggagcacgtctaggtggtctgcaacagtaggcaccagcagtctgaagcccccctgtgagggcctccacagctgaagagggaacccacaggatcactgtgactgcgtggaggggcccaggcccagttagcaacaactgatagggttcctggttggagcagtataaacagctgtccccccaccacaccagtagaaacaagtggaagcagtaactaaactctatctctatgcggaggcacaaatctacaccatcaagcaatatgaaaaaatacattaaatctccagaacagaaggaaaatgataaacacacagaaaacaatcccaaagacaatgaaatatacaacctaaatgatgatgacttcaaaacagccatcattaaaaaactgaatgagttaaaagagaattcagatagacaactcaacgagttcaggagctatgtcacaaaagagttcgatactataaagaaggaccaaacagaaatactggaaatgaagaacacaatagaggagattaagaaaaatctagacgcactgaacagtagggccaataatatggaggaaagaattagcaatttggaagataggaatatagaaatgctgcaggcagaggaggagagagagctaagactaaaaagaaatgaagaaactctccgagaattatctgacacaattaggagatgcaacctaaggattataagtataccagagggagaagagagggagaagggggcagaaagcctattcaaagaaataatggctgagaacttcccaaacctggggagagagatggaacttcatgtgacagaagccaatagatctccaaactttatcaatgcaagtagaccaaccccaagacatatagtagtgaagctagcaaaagtcaacgacaaggagagaatactaagggcagccaggcagaagaaattaacctacaaaggaacccccatcaggctttcagcagatttctcagcagaaactttacaggctagaagagagtggaatgatatgttaaaaaatctgaaggacaaaaa
This window encodes:
- the SLC31A2 gene encoding protein SLC31A2 — translated: MEMHFIFSDKVVLLFDFWSVHSPAGMAFSVLVVLLLAVLYESIKVGKAKLLHQALVSLSIPTSQQLIEEMDQDSSGSDSPPVSKTRLRWFLCHFGQSLIHVVQVVIGYFIMLAVMSYNTWIFLGVVLGSAVGYYLAYPLFSMV